The sequence below is a genomic window from Kosmotoga arenicorallina S304.
CTACCTTGACTATTCTGGTGTAGCCACCGTTCCTGTCCAGATAGCCAACTGCTATCTCATCACAGATCTTCTTGACGAGTTTCCTGTCTCCAAAATGCCTGTTAATCTCTCTCCGCAACGCAACATTTCTTGACTTGAGTGTTAGAACCTCTGGATCTGCTTCGCCCTTTTCTGCGATTTGCCTAGCACAGAGAGCGGCTTCTTTGGCTTTTGTAATTATCGATTCAACAAAGGGCTTTACAACTTTTGCTTTTGTGGTTGTAGTCATAACAGTACCGTGTTCAAAGACCTCTCTGGCTAAATTTCTCATCAAAGCTACGCGCTGGCTATGAGGCCTGTTTAATTTTTTCTTATTATTTCTATGCCGCATGCTTAGACCTCCTCGATCATTCTTTCTTTAGCGTAAGATTGAATTTTTCCTTGAGCTGTTTCTTTACCTCTTCCATGGATTTCTCTCCAAAATTCCTGATTTTCAAGAGATCAGCTTCCGAACGATTGGTAAGATCTCCAATGGTATTTATTTTATCCCTTTTCAGACAGTTCAGGGATCTGACAGACAGCTCAAGCTCTTCTATCTTCCTGGAAAGGACGGAATCTGTTTCAGGTTCCTCTATGATGTCCTGTTGTTTTGGCTCTTCGGGCACGAGCAATTCAGTGTCCCCCAGGAAAGACTCTATGGTTTGTGGTTCCTGGCTGAGACTATTTGCAACAACCTCAAAGTGTTTGGTGAGAATATCGGTGGCTTTCAATAGAGCTTCTGAGGGCTTTATTGATTTCTTTGTCCACACTTCAAGTATTAATTTGTCGTAGTCCGTTCTTTTTCCTACACGAACATTTTCAGAAATGAAATTCACCTTCAAGACGGGACTAAAAATTCCATCTATGTATATCATCTCAACGTCCTGCTCCACTTCCATTTCTGATACAGGAACAAAGCCTTTGCCGATCTCCGCAAAGAGCTCCATGTAAACCTCTGCTTCTTCATTCAAAGTGGCGATATATTGTGTCGGGTTCACCACTTCCACACCCGTTGGTGTCCTGATGTCAGCCGCGGTAAGCACTCCAGGTCCTTTCTTATCGACCACGAGCTTCACGGGATCAGAAAATTCGAGAGCGGGTTTCAACTGCACTTTCTTCAAATTGAGGATTATTTCAAGAATGTCTTCCTTCACGCCCTCAATGACATCGTACTCATGATACTTATTTGGTATCTTCAACCTGGTTATTGCCATACTGGGAATCGAAGAGAGCAGAACCCTTCTAAGAGCGTTCCCGATAGTAACCGCGTAGCCCCTTTCCATAGGGGAAAGTATGAATTTTTCGTAATAACTGTTCGCATCTTCCTTACTCTCTTCAATCTTCAATGTTTTAGGCATTACAAATCCAATCATCTAAAGGCCCAGTATAGGGCTCACACCTCCTTTCAAGAAGGTAACATATACCTCCATTACTTCGAATAGAGCTCAATGATAGACTGCAGATCGACAGGGATTTCAACTTCTTCTCTGTTCGGGAATCTGACGAAGGTTCCCCTCGCTGCTTCAAAGTCGATTTCCAGCCATGGAGGTGTGGTTCTATCCTGCGCAGCTTCCATAGCTTCTTTCACAGGGACAATATCTTTGCTCTTTTCTTTGAGCTCGACAATGTCACCCGGTTTCAGGAGATAAGAAGCCTTATTGACTTTTCTCCCATTTACAAGCACATGGCCGTGGTTGACAAGCTGGCGCGCCTGTCTTCTGCTTGAGGCGAAACCCATTCTGAACACCGCATTGTCCAGTCTTGATTCAAGCAGCTTTATAAGAGCAGAGCCAGTTTCTTCCGCTTTTCTTGAAGCGATATCGAAATATCTTCTGAATTGTTTTTCCAATAACCCATACATCCTTTTGAGCGCCTGTTTTGATCTCAACTGCATACCGTATTGTGTCAGCTTTCTGGTGGCTGCTCCGTGCTGTCCCGGCGCGAAGGGTCTCTTCACCTGTGCGCACTTTGGGCTGAAACAGCGCTCGCCTTTAAGATAGAGCTTAAAGCCTTCGCGTCTGCAAATCTTACATACTGATCCGGTGTATCTGGCCATCCATTTCCCTCCTCAACTTATACTCTGCGTCTTCTTCTGGGCCTGCACCCATTGTGGGGGATTGGGGTAATGTCCTTAATTGAATCGATTGTTAATCCAGCAGCTTGAACAGTCCTGATAGCTGCTTCTCTTCCCGATCCAGGCCCTTTCACTTCAACGGATACTCTTGTGATACCCATTTTCAATGCCTCTTTGGCGATCTGGTCAGCTGCAAGCTGAGCTGCATAAGGTGTGGACTTTTTTGAACCAGAGTATCCAACAGTGCCTCCCGAACCCCAAAGGATTGTGTTTCCATCGGGATCCGTCAATGTAATGATAGTGTTGTTAAAGGTCGATTTTATGTGCATTACGGCTCGATCAATACTTAGCTTCTTTCTCTTTTTGGTGGTTGTTCTTTTCCTTTTGGCCATCTACGAACCTCCTTATTACTTCTTTTTGATTCTGCTGGCCCTGGGGCCTTTTCTTGTACGTGCATTCGAGTGCGTCTTCTGGCCTCTAACAGGAAGCCCGGCTCTGTGCCTTACACCCCGGTAGCAGTTGATTTCGATGAGCCTTTTGATGTTTCTGTCGAGCTCCTGTCTGAGTTCACCTTCCACCTTGTAATGGTCAGTGATATACTTGGAAATCTTACTTATTTCCTCGTCTGAGAGCTCTTTGACTCTCTTCTCGCCATTGATTTCTGTGCCTTGAAGTATTTCCTTTGCCCTGCTGGGACCAATTCCGTATATATAGGTCAATGCAACGTGTACTTTCTTGCTGTTGGGCAATTCAACACCAACAATACGTGCCATTCAGCGTTCCCTCCTTAACCCTGTCTCTGGTTATGTTTAGGGTTCTTTTCACAAATTACCCATACTCTACCTTTTCGTTTGATTACTTTACAATGTTCGCATCTTTTTTTGACTGATGCCCTGACTTTCATTTCTGTTCTCCTCCCTTGTTTATCTTTTTTCTGTATACAATTCTGCCTTTGTTTAAATCATAGATGGACACTTCTATAACAACGCGATCTCCAGGGATCAGTCTTATGAAATTCTTTCTCATTCTCCCTGAGATATGAGCAAGAATTACGTGCCCATTTTCAAGCTCTACCTTAAAAGTAGCGTTAGGCATCGACTCCAGTACTACACCTTCCATTTTTATGACATCGTTCTTATCAGCCATAAATACACCTCACAGCCTGGAAAGAATCCTTGATCCTTCCGCTTCGATAACAATCGTATGCTCAAAATGAGCCGCTTTGGTACCATCCTTTGTGACCACTGTCCACCCATCGGGAAGAACTGCGGTTTCAAAATGACCTTGAGAGATCATTGGCTCAATTGCCAGGGTCATGCCAGGCTGGATAACAATTCCGGTTCCTTTTACTCCATAATTGGGAATCTGTGGATCTTCATGAAGCCTTTTGCCAACTCCATGTCCTACATAGTCCCTGATTACGGAGAACCCTGCACTTTCAACAAAAGCCTGTATCGCATGGCCTATATCGCCTATGCGATTTCCCGGTTTAGCCTGTTCGATGCCAAGATCCAGCGATTTTTCGGTTACTTCCACAAGTTTTTTGCCCTCTTCGGTCTCGAAGTCGTCAACAACAAAGGTTCTGGCTGCATCGCCAAAGTAGCCGTCTTTCAAAACGCCACAGTCAACAGAAACCAGGTCCCCCCTTTTCAACACCTTTTCAGATGTGGGGAAACCATGGATAATCTCGTTGTTAACAGACACACAAAGACTATAGGGATAATTGTTATATCCCTTGAATGCGGGAATCGCGTTTCTTTTAAGTATATGCTCTGTGGCGATTCTCTCAAGATCATAAGCAGAAACTCCGTCAGTTATGAACCGACCTATCAATTCCAGTACTTCAGCTACGATTTTAGCAGAAAACTCAATTTTAAGAATTTCCTCTTTTGATTTCAGTCTGATCATATCACATATTCTCCAAAGATTCAAAGAGATCCTTCGTAACCTCTTCCAGAGTCCTTGATCCATCTATGGTTTTAAGGATCCCGGTTCTACGATAATATTCCAAAACCGGTGCTGTCTTTTCTGTGTATATTCGATATCTTTCCCTTACGGTGTGAGGTAAGTCGTCTTTTCTCTGAATGAGTTCAATTCCACAATCATCGCAAAGATTATCCTGCGCGGGTTTAAGAGTAAGTAAATTGTAAACCCTACCACAGGATGGGCAAACCCTTCTGCTGGATATTCTCCTGACAACCTCTTCCTCTGTGGAAGTTATCAACACAACGGCATCCAGGCTTTTGCCAAGTTCCTGCAGAATTTCATCTAATTTTTCTGCCTGAGCTACCGTTCGCGGATAACCATCCAGAATGAATCCCTTTAAGGCATCTCCTTT
It includes:
- the rplQ gene encoding 50S ribosomal protein L17, producing the protein MRHRNNKKKLNRPHSQRVALMRNLAREVFEHGTVMTTTTKAKVVKPFVESIITKAKEAALCARQIAEKGEADPEVLTLKSRNVALRREINRHFGDRKLVKKICDEIAVGYLDRNGGYTRIVKVGHRRGDAAEVSILQLVKPEKEANAEEN
- a CDS encoding DNA-directed RNA polymerase subunit alpha translates to MIGFVMPKTLKIEESKEDANSYYEKFILSPMERGYAVTIGNALRRVLLSSIPSMAITRLKIPNKYHEYDVIEGVKEDILEIILNLKKVQLKPALEFSDPVKLVVDKKGPGVLTAADIRTPTGVEVVNPTQYIATLNEEAEVYMELFAEIGKGFVPVSEMEVEQDVEMIYIDGIFSPVLKVNFISENVRVGKRTDYDKLILEVWTKKSIKPSEALLKATDILTKHFEVVANSLSQEPQTIESFLGDTELLVPEEPKQQDIIEEPETDSVLSRKIEELELSVRSLNCLKRDKINTIGDLTNRSEADLLKIRNFGEKSMEEVKKQLKEKFNLTLKKE
- the rpsD gene encoding 30S ribosomal protein S4, yielding MARYTGSVCKICRREGFKLYLKGERCFSPKCAQVKRPFAPGQHGAATRKLTQYGMQLRSKQALKRMYGLLEKQFRRYFDIASRKAEETGSALIKLLESRLDNAVFRMGFASSRRQARQLVNHGHVLVNGRKVNKASYLLKPGDIVELKEKSKDIVPVKEAMEAAQDRTTPPWLEIDFEAARGTFVRFPNREEVEIPVDLQSIIELYSK
- the rpsK gene encoding 30S ribosomal protein S11 produces the protein MAKRKRTTTKKRKKLSIDRAVMHIKSTFNNTIITLTDPDGNTILWGSGGTVGYSGSKKSTPYAAQLAADQIAKEALKMGITRVSVEVKGPGSGREAAIRTVQAAGLTIDSIKDITPIPHNGCRPRRRRRV
- the rpsM gene encoding 30S ribosomal protein S13 translates to MARIVGVELPNSKKVHVALTYIYGIGPSRAKEILQGTEINGEKRVKELSDEEISKISKYITDHYKVEGELRQELDRNIKRLIEINCYRGVRHRAGLPVRGQKTHSNARTRKGPRASRIKKK
- the rpmJ gene encoding 50S ribosomal protein L36 yields the protein MKVRASVKKRCEHCKVIKRKGRVWVICEKNPKHNQRQG
- the infA gene encoding translation initiation factor IF-1, which gives rise to MADKNDVIKMEGVVLESMPNATFKVELENGHVILAHISGRMRKNFIRLIPGDRVVIEVSIYDLNKGRIVYRKKINKGGEQK
- the map gene encoding type I methionyl aminopeptidase, which produces MIRLKSKEEILKIEFSAKIVAEVLELIGRFITDGVSAYDLERIATEHILKRNAIPAFKGYNNYPYSLCVSVNNEIIHGFPTSEKVLKRGDLVSVDCGVLKDGYFGDAARTFVVDDFETEEGKKLVEVTEKSLDLGIEQAKPGNRIGDIGHAIQAFVESAGFSVIRDYVGHGVGKRLHEDPQIPNYGVKGTGIVIQPGMTLAIEPMISQGHFETAVLPDGWTVVTKDGTKAAHFEHTIVIEAEGSRILSRL
- a CDS encoding adenylate kinase; its protein translation is MNLVLMGPPGAGKGTQAKVISNKFNIPHISTGDMLREAVAAGTDLGKKVAHILEEGLLVPDELMFEIVRERLQKGDALKGFILDGYPRTVAQAEKLDEILQELGKSLDAVVLITSTEEEVVRRISSRRVCPSCGRVYNLLTLKPAQDNLCDDCGIELIQRKDDLPHTVRERYRIYTEKTAPVLEYYRRTGILKTIDGSRTLEEVTKDLFESLENM